The following nucleotide sequence is from Salvia splendens isolate huo1 chromosome 2, SspV2, whole genome shotgun sequence.
ACAAGTCATGAAAGCTTTCTCTCCGTATCTTGAGTAGATAATTGAGTTCATGTTGTTTCCGAAAGCCCAGTCTGTAAGATGCTACTGCTCCCAACAATAACATCATAGGATGACATTAGTTCTGTTGaaattgcaatttttttggTTCTGTTGCACATTCAGTCTTAATTTTGCTCCTTTTTCATTTTAAGAAGAATAATTTGTAGCACACAAATGAAGAACTTTATTGTAAAAATCTTGGTcactctcaccacttccaatgcacaatataatataattctCCATTCCAAGAATATGAAAAGAAGCATAAGATAATCAGACATAAGCTTTCATTAACACATCTTGACAGCATCAgttcttcaccatttgagcttTGGTGGGAAGTACTGCATTGCATCAATTACGgcataagaaaaagaagaagagggaAATAATGTTAGGAATCTTTGGAGTTTCACCTTTTTAATAAGGGAGATGTAGTATGGCTTCACCTTGTCCACATCAACGCCAGACTTGCTTTTGCTGTAGAGATCATATTTGCTGCAGAAGCAGTGATTAGACTATGTAAATTATCTCAAACAAACAGCTCTAAAACTGGAAATAAATATAGAAGGTAAATCTTCTCAACTTGAAAATTTGAAGCCATTTGAGATTCTCAGCATCTTCTTCATTCATCAGATACTTGTATGCCCCTGACTTGTGCAGTGCTGAACCACAGATTAAGAGTTAagtccacacacacacacacacacacacacacacacacacgcacacaggTACTTGCCATAAAAAGAATGATATCGAATGATGAAGAGTGCAGCCGGTGGCAGGTTAGTCTTGTTCTCCTTGGCCACCTGCAAAATCATTTGGAGACTAGAGTTGATTTCAAGAATCCGAGTCCAAGAAGACGAGGTTATGGAGTCGTACCAGGTACATGTAGTCGTCGTGCCCCCATGACATCAAAACATTATCCAGTCCGCAGCCCTCTGAATAAACTCCAAGCTGTGTGCTATAGGCTGGATTTTTGTAATCAGGGCTACTCTTAAAATGCTGCAAAAATTGAGATGTCATGTAAACTTTCCACTTACTTGGCATGGGGAAATTGCAGTTCTAGAGAGATGGGAGACAGACCTCATAGTGAACGATTGACGGATCAAAAGCGCAGCCAAGAGGGAATGTATCACCTGAAATCAAGCTGACGATGAACAGCAAGAAGAAGGATGAGAGAATATAGGCAAGTTTGATGAAATGATGAGCTCACCAACAACAGCCCATTGGAGCAGACCTCCAAAGCTAGGCAGAAGAAGAACCTTCCCTAGATCTACTACAGCAATACATAATTGTTACTACTTGGATATGTAATTAGTTTGTTATATATGGGAATAAATGGGGATATCAACCATGAATGAGAGCAGTCAAATGCAGCCAGTCCTGATTAGGATAATCTTTCCTAATGGCCTCTGCAGATTGGAGCAGATGCTGAATCTGAGGCTCATCCAAATCCGGATCACTCTCGTCCACCACATCATTGAGGAGCTCACAGCATTCCCAGATGCTCATTTCTACGTGATCCAGTGACCTGTACTTGGCCCTCATACGCTTCGCCTGCATCACTCTATTACCATCAGCACCAGAATGTGAAAAATACATGGTTAGTCTTGTGGGATTATCCTTACGAAGTCATATGTTTGGTTGATGTGGCTGAGGCGATAGAGTTCCTCAACCATCTCACTTCTTTTGTTCTTAGCTTCATAATCCCTACAACCAAACATCTCACTTAGAATAGTACTAGTATAGTATATGGATGGCtaatgtgtgtgtgagagagagagagagagacctgaAAGAATGGCCGTATGAATTGGTGTGAGGCACTACTAAGCTATGATCAAGAATTAGTTCATCAGTTTCAGGAGTAGTCTTGGCATCCACACCTTTTCCATAAACAAGAATGTCAGATTCAAAAATCTATCATTGTAGAGGAGCAATATGTGTTACTTGTAAAATGCATATGCATATATGTTTTACCAAAGCTACGGTGTTGAAGGAGGCCAGTCATGTGAAGATGATAAAGGTGGAATTAAAGGGTTACACAAAACAAAAGTGCTCTCTATAAGGTTATTATGATTTCATAAGATATAGATAATGTAATGAAGCTTTTTAATGATGCATGTTAATTGTTTGGATGATACATATATTAGAATAACTATATTAGGATAACTATATTTGAGACTAGTTTAATCTatatctatctatacatatataaaaaaagaggAGTTTTGGGAAAATTTACATGATtactattttaataaaaaatttatctattgattaaaattgtttttattaatggaTTATTATTTCAATGGTCAAAATCATTATAACTCAATTAtcactaatttaatttatacaaaTGACATTGGACTCAAAGAGCCACTCATATGAGAATAATGCGGAAAGCTACTAATCTtagtactccctcagtcccagcTACGTtaaacttttgggcacggagattaagaaattgagtTGAAAGGTATAAGGGCAtcaataaccccgtccccatttccggccctaAGTCCCCTCCACgacatcattcctctacagttgcggctcaggccccaactgctgtaaccctgcaggccgcaactcgggccgaaactaataaatgacactattaacaacttcaacatatttaactcgtaaacgcaattcgttgaacaattgaaatCGAGAAAATAcattgttcattagaaattaacattacattactagacgaaaCAAATTTAAACTACTAGAAACCCTGGCCACAAccactacttcttcatttgggcgcgaaggtaggcgatcatctcacggtgcaactcgagatCGTCCTCCGACATCttcgatgtcaactccgtcagctggctcatccgccatgtaatactcatctccgacaaagtgtcggacatcttatccagagacggattggtcggcggtggcaccatagcggagttgctcgcagctgccttcccctttgctgTCCTCTTTGCCGCCTTTGTTCCAATCGGCCGGCTTtgaatgctaggagaggagaagaagaagtcgtcgtccgtcacgttgaggtcgatcgccggacctccttcgctcgaagagtagtttccggaggcggaaactttggttctcttcgccgccccagttgccgtcggctcggcaccgctggtgtacttcgggctcttctcgacgagcttccaaacttcgaagtacttgaaggccttcttcccgtcagcgaagaacgcatccttcgccttctcgacgaggtccgcctcgctgtgcccgctcggccacatccggactacgttggcccactttccgttccacttgctcatatccgcctggacccggccccaatgcttgcgcagcttcacgtagctacgctcgatcgaCCCTTTAGGACGGCCAGCGTTATACTTCTCAGCAATCCGCTCCCAAAAAACCTTGCTggtctgctggttgccgatgataggatcctcggcgatgtcgatgtagttcctcgcaagccacattgtct
It contains:
- the LOC121792363 gene encoding inositol oxygenase 1-like isoform X2, whose product is MATNFCPFPFKLDLHHSFSKSSSFQVLRNREIFLKFKCRSQNAEQDFSGYGFSVDAKTTPETDELILDHSLVVPHTNSYGHSFRDYEAKNKRSEMVEELYRLSHINQTYDFAKRMRAKYRSLDHVEMSIWECCELLNDVVDESDPDLDEPQIQHLLQSAEAIRKDYPNQDWLHLTALIHDLGKVLLLPSFGGLLQWAVVGDTFPLGCAFDPSIVHYEHFKSSPDYKNPAYSTQLGVYSEGCGLDNVLMSWGHDDYMYLVAKENKTNLPPAALFIIRYHSFYALHKSGAYKYLMNEEDAENLKWLQIFNKYDLYSKSKSGVDVDKVKPYYISLIKKVKLQRFLTLFPSSSFSYAVIDAMQYFPPKLKW
- the LOC121792363 gene encoding inositol oxygenase 1-like isoform X4, which gives rise to MATNFCPFPFKLDLHHSFSKSSSFQVLRNREIFLKFKCRSQNAEQDFSGYGFSVDAKTTPETDELILDHSLVVPHTNSYGHSFRDYEAKNKRSEMVEELYRLSHINQTYDFAKRMRAKYRSLDHVEMSIWECCELLNDVVDESDPDLDEPQIQHLLQSAEAIRKDYPNQDWLHLTALIHDLGKVLLLPSFGGLLQWAVVGDTFPLGCAFDPSIVHYEHFKSSPDYKNPAYSTQLGVYSEGCGLDNVLMSWGHDDYMYLVAKENKTNLPPAALFIIRYHSFYALHKSGAYKYLMNEEDAENLKWLQIFNKYDLYSKSKSGVDVDKVKPYYISLIKKYFPPKLKW
- the LOC121792363 gene encoding inositol oxygenase 1-like isoform X3 yields the protein MATNFCPFPFKLDLHHSFSKSSSFQVLRNREIFLKFKCRSQNAEQDFSGYGFSVDAKTTPETDELILDHSLVVPHTNSYGHSFRDYEAKNKRSEMVEELYRLSHINQTYDFAKRMRAKYRSLDHVEMSIWECCELLNDVVDESDPDLDEPQIQHLLQSAEAIRKDYPNQDWLHLTALIHVDLGKVLLLPSFGGLLQWAVVGDTFPLGCAFDPSIVHYEHFKSSPDYKNPAYSTQLGVYSEGCGLDNVLMSWGHDDYMYLVAKENKTNLPPAALFIIRYHSFYALHKSGAYKYLMNEEDAENLKWLQIFNKYDLYSKSKSGVDVDKVKPYYISLIKKYFPPKLKW
- the LOC121792363 gene encoding inositol oxygenase 1-like isoform X1; translated protein: MATNFCPFPFKLDLHHSFSKSSSFQVLRNREIFLKFKCRSQNAEQDFSGYGFSVDAKTTPETDELILDHSLVVPHTNSYGHSFRDYEAKNKRSEMVEELYRLSHINQTYDFAKRMRAKYRSLDHVEMSIWECCELLNDVVDESDPDLDEPQIQHLLQSAEAIRKDYPNQDWLHLTALIHVDLGKVLLLPSFGGLLQWAVVGDTFPLGCAFDPSIVHYEHFKSSPDYKNPAYSTQLGVYSEGCGLDNVLMSWGHDDYMYLVAKENKTNLPPAALFIIRYHSFYALHKSGAYKYLMNEEDAENLKWLQIFNKYDLYSKSKSGVDVDKVKPYYISLIKKVKLQRFLTLFPSSSFSYAVIDAMQYFPPKLKW